The following are encoded together in the Onychostoma macrolepis isolate SWU-2019 chromosome 03, ASM1243209v1, whole genome shotgun sequence genome:
- the LOC131537560 gene encoding gastrula zinc finger protein XlCGF52.1-like codes for MRDPEPCRIKHTEDTEQQTDLMEESEESEELSEVEEEHHVKPGEKHLRRSKTKNTFLKKRRANKYITCTQCEKSFTNKQSLERHMSVHTGEKPFTCDQCWKSFTQSASLKVHMRIHTGEKPFACDVCEKRFKHKSTLEFHMMIHTGVKPFMCDQCEKSFTHKNNLERHMSVHTGVKPFTCDQCGKSFTQLASLNGHMSIHTGEKPHTCDQCGKSFTNKHSLVRHMRIHTGEKPFKCDQCGKTFLRSSALKEHLTVHTKEKPHSCSECGKSFSLLQSLRKHEKIHTGVREYLCFECWKTFTTARQLKLHQRVHTGEKPHKCSHCDKTFSQSGSLKAHEKIHTGEKPYKCSHCDKRFSQSSNLKTHEKIHSREKPHTCDQCGKSFAFKSRLKLHMKIHTVE; via the exons atgagagatccagagccctgcagaatcaaacacactgaagatactgaacaacaaacag aCCTGATGGAAGAGAGCGAGGAGAGTGAAGAACTGAGTGAAGTGGAGGAGGAGCATCATGTCAAACCTGGAGAAAAACACTTGAGACGCTCAAagactaaaaatacatttttaaagaaaagaagagccaATAAATAtatcacctgcactcagtgcgAGAAgagtttcacaaacaaacaaagtctTGAGCGTCACATGAgtgttcacactggagagaagccgttcacatgtgatcagtgctggaagagtttcacacaatcaGCAAGCCTTAAAGTACACATGAGgattcacaccggagagaagccgttTGCATGTGATGTATGTGAAAAGAGATTCAAACACAAAAGTACTCTTGAGTTTCACATGATGATCCACACCGGAGTGAAGCCATTCATGTGCGATCAGTGTGAAAAGAGcttcacacacaaaaataatctTGAGCGTCACATGAGTGTTCACACCGGAGTAAAGCCGTTCACATGTGACCAatgtggaaagagcttcacgCAATTAGCATCCCTTAATGGACACATGAGTATCCACACCGGAGAAAAGCCACACacgtgtgatcagtgcgggaagagtttcacaaacaaacatagtCTTGTGCgtcacatgaggatccacaccggagagaagccatTCAAGTGTGATCAATGCGGCAAAACATTTCTTCGGTCATCAGCTCTGAAGGAACACCTGACAGTTCATACgaaggagaagccacattccTGTTCtgaatgtggaaagagtttttcactgcTGCAAAGTTTACGTAAACATGAGAAAATACATACCGGTGTGAGAGAGTACTTGTGCTTTGAGTGTTGGAAGACTTTTACTACAGCGAGACAGTTAAAACTTCACcagagagttcacactggagagaaacctcaCAAGTgctcacactgtgacaagacaTTCAGTCAGTCAGGATCTCTGAAAGCACATGAGaagatccacactggagagaaaccttacaagtgttcacactgtgacaagagattcagtcagtcatcaaatctgaaaacacatgagaagATCCACAGCAGAGAGAAGCCGCACacgtgtgatcagtgcgggaagagtttcgcTTTTAAAAGTCGTCTGAAGCTACACATGAAGATCCATACAGTGGAGTAA